A window of Gossypium raimondii isolate GPD5lz chromosome 7, ASM2569854v1, whole genome shotgun sequence genomic DNA:
gacACTAGTATCCCTTGAATGCAAAAATGGAGATTAACCCATTAAGATAATACGGTACCTAAAAAATGCCAGGCTACCTATTTTTCCTCCAGAAGAACTTTCGTGCAATAAATAAGCGATGACAACTCTTCTTGCTTTGCAAAACCAAAGCCTTGCCATCTTATTCTACCAAATTTGTCAAGCAGGAAAATATACCTTCAAACAAGTGAAAAAGCATCTTCTCAGACTAACAAAACAGAACTGTATGAATATTAGTTATGTTATTGATTAGGATATAAGAAACTTTTGATTACCCAGTTAGAAGGTTCAGTATCTTAAGCTCCTTTCGGAAGTAATAATGATCACCAAATGAATAAACAATATGCCTCTGAAGAGCATCCTTCGCTCCATCACTAGATTTCCTCATAAATTGAAGAAGCAGTCGTTTAATGGGATTCAAGCATAAAAGCCAAGAGTCTATAAAAGATACCTGATAACagcaaatatattatcatttagCAACACATAATAATTTCCAAACACAAGTATT
This region includes:
- the LOC105792216 gene encoding uncharacterized protein LOC105792216 isoform X2, with the translated sequence MSELKQHGGKIALANKILIPGIAARKFPAVDVIYSDGRKSKLPIVFDASGVDASKLAVPEASLVCLSFRANSQAMVDSWSKPFYDAFSESKSVQLYEVSFIDSWLLCLNPIKRLLLQFMRKSSDGAKDALQRHIVYSFGDHYYFRKELKILNLLTGYIFLLDKFGRIRWQGFGFAKQEELSSLIYCTKVLLEEK